The genomic stretch GGgcaaaggaaaacaaaatttcaacGAATACATcagattttctttaatttggaaaaaaatgttattttttaaaacaataaaatgttataGACACATCTCAGCTATGCCACATAGATTCTGCTAATGCTAGATTCACAAGGCCGACCAATTCGACTCGATCGTTCCCAAACCATTGTTTGAGATCTGGACTATACCGCTCGGGAGTGTGGTCGGGAGGATCAGTCTTGTGTCTTCAATTTGCATGAATGTTTGATCAATTAAAAATCAAAGGGTTAAGAAAGTTCTCGGCTGTGTTCGTGATGCGGTCGGTTGGTGGTCGAGTTAACACTGACAAGGGAATTCTAAGTAAggcataaaaacaaaaagtatgccaaaaaatagggtaggtagttAGATATTATTGTTATGTGagatttttcggaaattatttctGTGTCGACAAATTAATACAAATatgggggttatgcctttagagcatcagtataATAGATTGCTGTACGAAATCCCATCCGATCGATGCGGTCTGCTGTCTAAGTTCTAACTACAACTACCAGCATCAACACTACTAATTCCAACACCACTTCAACTACTACCACCACGGCCACTACTACTATTACCACAACCAACACTACTACCATTACCACCATCACAACCACTACCACCTACACTATCACTACCACTACTACCAATAACAACACTACTATTACTACCACCAACACTATTACCACTACCACCACTTCTACCAGAACCACCATTACTGTCACAACACACAATAAAACCACTACTACAGCCACCACAACCACTACCACAACCACTTCTACCACTACTACCAATACCAACTCTACCACTACCACAACCACTACTACCAAGATtaccactactactaccaccaccatCACTACCACTTCTACCACTATCATCACCAATATTACCACACTTCCACCaacactactaccactactactactacaaccaccactactaccactaccacaaAATATTACTTGATGCGGATTTCTCCGCTATCTTGATATCTAGTGAAATAGGTCAGCGATTGAAAAAGAGCTAACAGAAGATCTGGAATCAGTTTGTCAGCGGCTAATTGATAACAAGCTGTCCctgcatttaagaaaaacagAGTCAATTTTAGTCGGCTCAAATCACAGGTTAAAGTCAGATAATAACTTTCATATAAGATGCAATGGTCAAAAGTTCTACAAATTCCACTTCTGAATCATCTGTCAAGTATCTAGGTGCAATTTTCAGAGTCTTACTTGTGAATACAGGGCTAAATCCATTATCAAAAGGAAAAAGTcatgttaaaatttctgtataggAAAAGAAATTTCTTACTGATATTAATAAAAGACTTCTGGCTCTAGCTTTGATAAGTGCTATTTTGACTATGCTTGTTCTTTCTGGTTTCACGGCTTATCTCAATTTTGGAAAAACAAGCTATAGGTTACCTGAAATAATTTACACAGGTTTATTCTCAATCTGAAAAATAGGTCCCATATTGCCCTGGCAAAAACTATTTATTCATTGAATTGGTTACCAATCTGTAAAAGAGTGGAACAAATAATATTGTGTCTGCTACCATGATTACCACTACTAATACTACCACCGTCACTATCACTATTACCACCAATACTGCGACTACATCCACCATCACTACTACCACCACCattactactactaccaccaccatCACTACTACTACAGCCACAATCACTACTACcactataacaacaacaacaaccactaCTTCCACGACTACCACTACCACAAACACCACTACTTCTACCACTATCACAACCAATACTACTACTACCAAGACCACaaccactactaccactaccactagcAATACTACCACCATCATTACAACCACTTCCACCATCACTACTATTACTATCGCCACCATCATTACAACCACTTCCACCATCACTACTATTACTACCGCCACCATCATTACAACCACTTCCACCATCACTACTATTACTACCGCCACCATCATTACAATCACTTCCACCATCACTACTATTACTACCGCCACCATCATTACAACCACTTCCACCATCACTACTATTACTACCACCACCATCATTACAACCACTTCCACCATCACTACTATTACTACCACGACCATCCTTACCACCACCACAACAACAATCAAAACAGCTTTTATAAACTAAATAAGtgttttgtatatttgtatataaaagttgtttttaactTGAATTTTGATGGTGTTCTATAACTGAAGTAAACCTAAAGACAATTCTTCCCTTATATCGGCGTAAAAACTAAAACTATTCGTCTTCAATGTCCAAAGTATCACAACAGCATCATAACATTAACAGTGTATTTTCTCACGGGGATACGATTTCTGCTGTACCTGCTAGTCTGCATTCACTCATCTTAAGTCTGCAGAAATAATATCTAAATTATCATGGCCGTATATCTAAATAACGctcatatttaaacattttgaatgatTTCGTTATTTCGACTTTCCTACATCGTATTTTCTTCTTTCCAATATTCGAgagctcaacgcgaaactagtctatctgcttctgtttctatatacacttagactagttgcGCATTGAGCCCTCGGATTGTAGTACTTTCCTGCCGCCcatgcgaacagatctgtttACGGTTACGCGGGGCAGAAAGTAGCTGTTGCATTTTCAATACAATGATAAGCTCGAACATGATTGAAAGTACATGTTTTGTTCATAAAAGTCTTTCAAACTTCTCATAACATTTCTTATAAAGTATATTAATGTCATTGTTGTTGTAACCGTATATGCTTGAAAGTAAACATTAAGCATAATGTGTATATGTTACTTACCCTTGAGAAAGCATCATTGCCAGATATACCACTCTGGATATGGTGATGAAACTCTAGGTTATTAATCAACAGATGCAACAAGCCGGAACAGTCAAACTCAGTTGCTTTTGTCTTGTGTTCATATCCTGGagcatttatgaaacattttgcaaCAGCCCAAGGTTCAGTACACCACTGATGTGTGTCTGTGTTTCTCCAGTATGGAGCAGGAGGAGTGGATGCGTGATATCTAATGATTTCGTCGTATATAGCACCGCATACGTTGCTGGGACAACACGTTTTCCCGCGTGGGTGTAGACAGTTACaatgtatttgacctagtggACACTGCCTATCTTTAGTCCGGACATGGTCTGGTTGGAGTGTGTGTACATCGCAAAGTCCACAGGCTACTTTCGACAGATTATGTTTCTGTTTAACTTTATCTAAGATATCAACATGCTGCTGGTAAACAAGGTGATCGCAGAATGGCTCCAAGCcttcttttacatatttaataccAAGTCCAGCTCTTACCCAGTTCCTGTATTTCTTGTTCTCAAGCTGATCCTTGTGTTCCATTGTCTATCTGTAAGAACCGAATCAATATGTGAGTATTGTACAATACTAAGGTTGCAATCAGTAAACAATATTCCATCaatgtggaaaaaaaatgttgaaatgataTTCACAATACGATGAAAATTTGGCATTCGTTTACATGTAATGACAAGCCGCCTATACAATCTAGTGCGGCTGTTcagttaacatttattttaaaatgatgaagtagaataaaaagatattattgaagaacaatattttattttttatcaaaatctgaaaatttgtaaaaatatcttcaGAATTGCAAGAGTTACATTGCGTTTAAGTAAACAACAAAATGCCTTAAGGGATGAGTACCAAAGAATATCGTGAAAGCAGAACTACGTGTATGTAATGTATGTCATTTATTCGtcaaattatttatataacaaactTAATATTATTCTTTTAAATACCGAGGGACAGTTTGAAAAggtttcattgaaaaataactCACTAGATTTTTTCATTTCGCATTATACCTCTGCCTTTTCATGATGCAAGGATgacacgtgtcaaacagcgctacaaTGGTTGCCGCATTTGCAATCTACACCGCGGGAGATTAACGAGTGTCATGTGCCAGTTAACGACCGCATGATCTATAATTATACGTCCCTTAATTTTCAAACCTTAttgaaactgtgaaatatttaataacaaaattcGGCGCAAGTTTAAAAGTGTCAGAACAGTAGCAGCTTGCACAATCAGCATTAACGATAAAAACAGTTATAAAGTTGATcattgatcatttgatcgtgtttcAAACAAGAACTAGTCAGTGTATTGCGAAAACAATTCAAATAACAGCCGTAGCATAGTGCGGTTAGCAGGCGACCCTACGTCAAACTTCTAATTATAGTTTCTATTTATCTTCAACGagcatgtcataaacaaaccacAGGTAAAAGTCGGTTTTGTTCCGACGGATACATTTGTTTATCGTTGATGAACCTCTATAAACTACACGAAAGTTGCAGGTCAGTACCGCAAACAAGTACGGCTCAGATAGGACTGCTACGGTATGGTGTCCTTTTTGGCGACATTGTGTAAAAATTACTTTATCGTGGGCACAAGTTATTCGCTGGGACTTAATTTCATGGTTGAGCGGaatcacgaaatccacgaaaattagtcacccacgaataataatttcacagcagGAGCTGATTTGTGTTAGATAATTGAATTATAATATACTtattccttgttttttttctgcattaacacacacaaacaaatccaataatttccaaatattttcaacagTAAATGATATAATAATCATACCTTGACAGTAATACAGGTTTTCTGCTGGAAGGACCAATTTAGTGTATATGCTTTCAATGGCTTTTGAGTAAGCTGATAGCCCGGGCGAACCTCTTATATTTcgtacaatttcttttaaaagtgTATCAAATATTCAATACCAGTTTTCGGTCCAAATAACTTTGAACAAGTAAATATAACACGAGGAGAAATTATGTCAATGTACGGatagacgttttacagctgtcaGGAGGTAGTTAAAATCTGCTGAGTTAACTGAATGTGTATCACCTCACCCCACCGGCACCGGCGTTAGCGAAACTATGTTATAGTATGAAAAGTAAAGTTGAACACTCTGATTTAAACTacagtttgatatttttgttaGATAGAGCATTCTCCCTTTTTTCTATTCGTTAAACTAAAGTGGTTAAGTTAAGACTATTTTCCCGTTCTATATATGCTTAACATTTCgtttaaatcaaattatcacTGTTACCACACTCTTCAATTGAAGTTATTGCTGTCTTTCTGATATAATTTGATTAGacaatttttacaaatttaccCTTTTATGTCAGGCTTTACAACAGCAGTGATAAATTACtagaaagttgaaaataaaagtgatatttaatattaaaagaattGCATTGTGCAGTAATCGAAATTAAGTTATTAACCGACGAACACGTTAAACTTGTGCATTCTGAATGTTTTTGtatcttaaagatattttgataaaaaatgaaactaaaacgAACGTTTAAAAAGGACGAAAATTCTGCTTTTATAAACCATAAATTTACTTTTGCCAATTCAAGTATGTTTTTGATTAAATACGGTGTTGTCACTATTCAAACATAAGTTTTTGTGGGTTTCGATAAACTTGACCCAATAGTTTAGTTGCGAACGTGACcatgttttatcagttgcaatACTGTACTGAAATATCACCTAGCTGCTTGTTTTGCACATTGATCAATTATATAGCTTTTTGAAAAACATGTACCAAAAAAAACAGCTATTCTTTTAAAGCCAGTGACTTTACAACGATAAAAGCAAATTAGTTCAACGAATGTGATacactggaaaaatatttatcaccCTAGTCACGTTAGTGAATGTTGATAACGTATTGAggacaaacaaaaaatcatggTTGGTTTTGATTAactgaaatgaatacaaatgtagaaaatccaaATTAACGCTCTTAGTAGGATGATGAGCCAATTTGTAAATGTAAGATAACCGACGAATGCTGTaccttatttaaaataatattagtGTCTGTGGTATATTCAAGGAACTTACAAAATTGCAGACATAACATTCCACCTtaataatttacatgtatttgaaattctagtgttgtatttttttttttctttttctttttttacatccGGAGATAAATAAAATCACTGTAATTGGGATGTTTAGCTCCATGGATGCATTTTTATAATGTAACCTTTATTGCACTCCGACTTGATTGACACAATTACGCATGAGATGGAGGAAAGGGTGCCATGCCACTTTATTGCTTGATTTTAATGCAAGAACCTCTCTTGACGCTACATCGTATTTGTAAACCCAATTTAAGGATGTGCGAGCGGTTtcttcaggatatccgccattttgaaaaatgtttcttcgaatattgctttctaacaaaagttttgccaaaaattaatgataaataaataaaatatggctaataatgtaccatttaaccaaatatattatccTTTTTACGAAAAAATAGCATTTGCCTAAAaatgacgtaagatttacaatggggtaggagtaggtaatttcaaatatctattaaagtagatcaggtttggttaaGATacttttctgactgatacatttaatgttaagctataaataacataaaagttttcaagatagcactttatattatctagcaaatataaattaaaacaaaaagaacaaataatatcaaaattcaccactttttaacagttgttTCTTAATAAATCTGTTAGaggcacggtgaccccaactttttttctttccattttgaagcatttttgtgtgtcattaatgctgcaaagtattttgaaaatctttttttttagatctaaatacgtttttcccattgaaaatgaagtgggtggggtaattatgtcaacatgtaaaaattaaagagatttgttaaaGACATTTGTGCTTATATAtaactgacatcaccatatattcatattcacCTGAAAGATCTGTAATCCCTATAAAATTAattaggatattatatgttttaccaacatttttttttaattttacaaaatttcagtaaTGCGTAAACAGTTGATGAAGAAAATAccttataaaatttaaatgagtccggtgacctatgttttttctgctcttgtttgtcttagaaactaatgttcttcaagctcacagtgtatgaaaaaattcgctcgtacatccttaagattGAAACAATCAATTTGTACATTAATTAAGAATGCATCATCAGTAAAAAATACCGTTCTAGGGGCAAACGGGCTGCCGAATctatcattattatataataatgatgTAAATAGAAACTGGAATCAAACactatttttgataagttatttattaaagaatatgaaaatagacttttataaacatttacaacTTAGCCAACCCTACTCCAACCCCCATCCCACCACAACTAaaagggaaattttgaaaattcccTTTAGGTAAGGTCTGGCATAAAAAAAACTGGCCTCGGTGTTACTCTAACTTAATGTATATTTAACAAAGCGATGGAGAAAATCATGCATTATCGCGTTTTCTTATATCTTTTAACTGCAATATATATTGAAACATTCTTCCCGGTCATGAAATGTATTGATAACAGAAAATATAAGATGTATTTATAGAAATATCTGTGATGATTATAAATTAAAGTATTGTCGTTTTACCAATccgactaaagtacttgatcttctaaacaaaaATCTTTGAAAGACCCATAATggcattcacattcgtcttctgtatattttttatttccgatattgctatttctGTTTTCGCAAATCTACTTTTATAAGgtgagtgctctaccgacagagccAACTgactgcctgacacatattctctcCTTCTGTGAACAAGTCCGTATCGCATGGTGGCtcatttctgccatttcgtgtttttgTGTTAGCGGGCGGAAACACAAAatcatgaaaactcgacaaaaacctaatttgtcgagtttttgtgttttCGTATTGTCGTGTCGTCGGTGGGGAgacacgaaaacatgacaaattttacaagaaaactcgacgtttagagggcaTAACAGGACAGATTTTACTGTCGGGTTTTCGTGTTCGCGAGTGTAAATATGTCATTTTGGCACCCCTTTTTCGTCTTGTGTTCGTGTTCTCGTTCCGACGACACGAACACACgataaatacattatttgttgagttttcgtgtttcgctccgccgacacgacaacacaaTATCTCGACAAAGTAGGTATTTTTTtgcgagttttcgtgttgtcgtgtgaAAGCCCCgtcgacacgacaacacgaaaacacacGACATATACTTTTCAGACAATTCAAGTTAAATGTAGTTATTCTGTGGAAAACgattttagaagcatttttctttctattcgaacgaaccgccaaatccattttatttatattcactgaaGCTGCATTTGGATATTTGAAAtcataaaacagtacaataacatgtcagatgtcagttattttttaagaatatgaAGTGTATGTATTACTGACCCGGTTCCTCAAATATTAGGCTGCGGGGAGCGGTAACAGTTTAAGAATGAAGGCCACATCGGCGAGCCAagtggggttaggtacggaaggggGATAACCCCCTTATGTTAGGTTGATCAGGGCGTGTCTACCGTTAAacgtttgaaataaatatctttatatataGACACGAAAAAACGACaaaataccttatttgtcgagttttcgtgttgtgaTTTAGTCCCGCCGgcacgaaaacatgacaaataaaaGACGCCGACACGACATGTATATACCTACCAACaagaaaactcgacagataaatatGTCGTGTCTGTGCCCTTTATAAGAGGAGTTTTGGGGTAAAACTTATTGTGTTTTCGTCCCGCAGACAAGACAAAACGAAttcacgaaaactcgacaaattaggctTTTGTCGAGTTCTCGTGTTTTCATGTTGTCCTGTTTTCCCCCGCCAATaagccaacacgaaatggcagaaatcagccaccatagcatCGTTACATATACTACCTTTCAAAACACGACGGGGCAGTCATGATGTGGCCGTCATAAAATAAACGTTAACAACCCAGGCTAAGTATTTTTAACATTCTACTTTCATTTACGAAACGTTGTAAGTAATAAAGGCTCTAACTGGCTAGCGGAAgcgtcgtcagaacgaggctatcgaATATGTGCATTTAGGGCCAAAAGTGGGAAAGTGTTGTTCAAGGTAAATAATAGAATCAATATTGTTGCCATAAGATTAAAGATGAAATAGGTTAAGGACAAACATTCATACATTATCGCTAATATCATGGCATTTGGGGGATTTTTCCTACGGAGAAATTAATTAATGTCTTTGCAAGCACCCAATGCCATTATGTTTGCGGTAATATCATTTTTTGCAGAAACAATGAAATAGGATCATTTTCTTTGTTCCATTTGATATTATCGATCTTTAAATGACTCATATGATGCAGTTTATTTCGAAAAAACGGAGTGCATACTATAAAGTAAACACAGCTATAGTCATGGTCACCTAGAACgacatgtacatttgtaataaatgtttttaaagcttttattgaattttatatgtaaagaTGTATTTAATTAAACTTACCCTTTATAATTAGATTCATAAATTTACAATACACTGAGTCtctttaattaaaaaacaaaacaaacatattgctTTTTTCTTATCCATAGTGTCACCttgataaaacaattattatcTATATTTGAAGTTCAGCTCGTCATTCAACAATTCAAACATGATATTAAGAATAAATCCTTGATTCTcgtatttttatatcatttgtacTACCGAGGGCGAACTGACAATTATCGATTGAGACTTTAAACTTAAGGTAATTGACTTGCaataacataatttattatataatttcgGCTTCTCCATATTTTACATGGTTTGTACTACCGAGGGCGAACTGACAATTATCAATTGAGACTTTAAACTTAAGGTTATTGACTTGCAATAACATATATAATTTCGGCATTCTCCTTTTTTACGGAAAGCATGAGTAGTactgataaaaataaatttgcaagAGAGTAAGGGATGAATATGGCGGGGAGGACGATAATGATGATGGTTGcggagatgaaaaaaaaatcatcaaaaaagaCTATTTTGTTGGGAAATGAATTAGTAGATTTGCACTTGCCAAGATAAAAGAATAGGAACttgtttgttgaaattttgtttcGTTGATTGATGCAACAACTAATAAAGGTTATTTTACAAATACACCGAGCCGGTCTCTATTTTGTTTCGGAATCGCTGTTTGTGTATTATTCATAAAAGGACGCCAAAGTAAACGGCGGGGTAATGAAATTGTGATCCATAAAGGAAGAATACCACGATTCAAGATGATACTGGAAGATTAATTAGCATTGTTTCGCATTACGGAGGAAAACAAGATAATAACGGTAAAACGGATGGATGTTCCCCAAAATACGACTTTTtgcatataaaatgtacaaaagagaAATTCACCGACTAAAGCGCATAATTCCGTTTAGTAGTGAAGCTTCAAAAGAAATTTATTGGAACTTCAGTGAGCATTTGTTGAGTGAAACTCCGCTAAAAATAAGCCAGGGTTGGTGAAGAAATCTCTTTTCTTAAGTTCTCAAGAATATTTATGATCTGAGTCAGAGTGTTTTTAAAGACATTACCAAATGtttgtgcgagtgtgtgtgtaCGTGTTTTTGGGTGGGCTGAAGAATTACATGGTTAAAGTTAGACCAATCATTGGCAATATTTAAAGTACTAAAACAGATTTACATGTATAGAGATAAATGTGTGTAGACACCAGCACTTGCACTAAACGCGTACATTTCAGTCCGTTAAGTTACACATACAGACTATTTAATCATTAAGGTGATCAGTAACGAAAATCAACAAATCGAGAcagtatacaatgtatttacatgtttgatatatatttttgtgctGTTATAAACCATTTTTCGTCTAAAAACGTCTGACAAGAATGCTATTAAAATTGTTTGATAGCAGCGAGTAACTTTTCAGATTGAGGgtagaaaataatgtttttagaGATAATTAATGAGCAGTATTTCTATACATGCCCGGAAAAGCTTCTGCAACagtatttttattcttaaatttctttcttcataagaaTTTCTATGTATAAAGAAACAAAATCTTCTGTCCAACCACTGaagatgttttcaaaataaaagttatgtATAGGCCAGTGAGAAAAAATATCTATCCTATTATAAGTAGACCCatagcattttaaaaaaaaatcaaatataaagaaatatggCCTACCACaagtagacttacaaagtctgtttaGATCATTGACAAGTTATCTGTATTAAGTTTATTCTTCATACTTACGCTGACATTGTCTCAGAAAACCACCTTTCTCTCTAGGCTCGGAGTCACAGATAATAGATACTTGTATTGTAAATAAGTTATCTGTAATCTTGGTAATGAATTTATCATTTCTTCATACTAATAATGGTATTTTCTAAGAAAACCCCTTTTATTTCTAGGCCTAGATTTCAGAGATCATAGATATCGTATTTTTTTGCACAAGTTCTATTAAAGTGGATTTATGACAGACATGTTTATTTTACAGGACTCT from Mercenaria mercenaria strain notata chromosome 16, MADL_Memer_1, whole genome shotgun sequence encodes the following:
- the LOC123540048 gene encoding uncharacterized protein CXorf38 homolog, whose amino-acid sequence is MEHKDQLENKKYRNWVRAGLGIKYVKEGLEPFCDHLVYQQHVDILDKVKQKHNLSKVACGLCDVHTLQPDHVRTKDRQCPLGQIHCNCLHPRGKTCCPSNVCGAIYDEIIRYHASTPPAPYWRNTDTHQWCTEPWAVAKCFINAPGYEHKTKATEFDCSGLLHLLINNLEFHHHIQSGISGNDAFSRVLQHRNAIFHCSNMEVEDTDFENYIDDMIELLQDDKEIKGRQESKEAVKKLLEPYA